From a region of the Oryza sativa Japonica Group chromosome 6, ASM3414082v1 genome:
- the LOC4341512 gene encoding pentatricopeptide repeat-containing protein At1g03540, with amino-acid sequence MPPSAPAHLAVLRLLDSGDLAAAARLAAAGAGPSSSSSPSPVSLAAVLLRHPPPRLGCCLHGRAARAGLLADRYLANALLAFYVRLPRHLPHALRAFDDLPRRDVVAHSSILAAFLRAGMPRRALASLRDMLAGADDDVSPNAHALSAAVKACAVLRDRNAGACLHGSVLVRGFGDDGVVLSSLVDMYGHVAAPGDARKVFEEMRAPDGICYTSLISAFVRNDWFEEAVRWFRSMLMMNGVRPDGCTFGSMMTALGNSKRGSQGRQAHAQVVTRGLCGNVIVESSTLDMYAKCGLMVEARKVFDRMQVRNEVSRCALLGGYCQNGEYEKVIALFREMDKEDGDWYSLGTVLRACAGLSSVKPGKEIHCRFLRMAGWRDVVVESALVDLYAKCGAVDYAYSVFEASTVRNTITWNAMIGGFAQNGHGERAINLFNRMVREGPRPDYISFIGVLFACSHTGMVEQGRNYFNSMCKDYGIAPGIEHYNCMVDLFSRVELLEEAEDLINKSPFRNDSSLWADILGASATHSNPDVAERVSKKMMELEPQYHLSYILLENVYRTVGRWEDALEIRRLMESRKVKKEPGMSWVDANRSKLHVCNSNEEVSELVTSIEMDIS; translated from the coding sequence ATGCCCCCGTCCGCGCCGGCGcacctcgccgtcctccgcctccTTGACTCCGGGGACctcgcggccgcggcgcgcctggcggcggcaggagcggggccctcctcctcctcctccccgtccccggtctccctcgccgccgtgctcctccgccacccgccACCGCGCCTCGGCTGCTGCCTCCACGGCCGCGCGGCCCGGGCGGGCCTCCTCGCGGACCGGTACCTCGCCAACGCCCTCCTCGCCTTCTACGTCCGCCTCCCGCGCCACCTCCCGCACGCGCTCAGGGCGTTCGACGACCTGCCCCGCCGCGACGTCGTCGCGCACTCGTCGATCCTCGCCGCGTTCCTCCGCGCGGGGATgccccgccgcgcgctcgcctcCCTCAGGGacatgctcgccggcgccgacgacgacgtctcGCCCAACGCCCacgcgctctccgccgccgtcaaGGCCTGCGCCGTGCTCCGGGACCGCAATGCCGGCGCGTGCCTCCACGGGAGCGTCCTCGTTCGGGGATTCGGCGACGATGGCGTCGTGCTAAGCTCTCTGGTCGACATGTACGGTCATGTGGCCGCGCCCGGTGACGCGCGGAAGGTGTTCGAGGAAATGCGTGCACCGGACGGGATATGCTACACGTCGTTGATATCCGCATTTGTGCGGAATGATTGGTTTGAGGAGGCCGTGAGGTGGTTCCGATCTATGCTAATGATGAATGGGGTTAGGCCAGATGGCTGCACTTTTGGTTCGATGATGACAGCACTGGGGAACTCGAAGAGGGGGAGTCAGGGGAGGCAGGCACATGCTCAGGTGGTGACCCGTGGTCTGTGTGGGAATGTGATCGTGGAAAGCAGTACGCTGGACATGTACGCCAAGTGTGGGTTGATGGTGGAGGCTCGCAAGGTGTTTGACAGGATGCAAGTTAGGAATGAAGTTTCACGGTGCGCGCTGCTCGGAGGGTATTGCCAGAATGGGGAGTACGAGAAGGTCATTGCATTGTTCAGGGAGATGGATAAGGAGGACGGTGACTGGTATAGCTTGGGGACTGTTCTGCGGGCATGTGCTGGCCTATCTTCAGTAAAGCCAGGTAAAGAGATCCATTGTCGGTTTCTGAGGATGGCAGGGTGGAGAGATGTGGTTGTTGAATCTGCACTTGTGGACCTATATGCAAAATGTGGCGCAGTGGACTATGCATATAGTGTTTTTGAAGCAAGCACTGTCCGTAACACAATTACTTGGAATGCCATGATAGGTGGTTTCGCGCAGAATGGCCATGGTGAACGAGCTATCAATTTGTTCAATCGGATGGTCAGGGAAGGGCCCAGGCCTGACTATATCAGTTTTATTGGTGTTCTTTTTGCCTGTAGTCATACTGGAATGGTTGAGCAAGGAAGAAACTACTTTAACTCTATGTGCAAGGACTATGGCATTGCCCCTGGAATTGAACACTACAATTGTATGGTTGACCTTTTCAGCAGAGTAGAGCTTCTTGAAGAGGCTGAAGATTTGATAAACAAGTCACCTTTTAGGAATGATTCTTCTTTGTGGGCCGATATCCTTGGTGCTTCTGCAACACATTCTAACCCAGATGTAGCAGAAAGGGTTTCAAAGAAAATGATGGAATTGGAACCGCAGTATCATTTGAGCTACATTCTTCTTGAAAATGTGTACAGAACAGTAGGACGATGGGAAGATGCTTTAGAGATTAGAAGGCTGATGGAATCGAGAAAGGTGAAAAAGGAACCTGGAATGAGTTGGGTTGATGCTAACAGAAGCAAACTGCATGTATGCAATAGTAATGAGGAAGTTTCGGAACTTGTAACTTCTATTGAGATGGATATTTCTTAG
- the LOC107281333 gene encoding uncharacterized protein produces MATAEVQQVVPAAAVHDDNNGRDVHDTPNTKVAGEEEEGAPLAVAEDELHNNGGPNSKEQEIVVITKEQEAAAITVVVDDTADGDGDGDGGGHDIAHEVEAKLAVETPPAAADAKEAEPEEEGGGGRRRVQAKKTTEKAASKAAIVPVNDDDDDDQAHEDVVVAAPVAAEHQETAEAAAAAAGEEEEAPEDKEEDACEKSKVHEE; encoded by the exons ATGGCAACCGCTGAG GTTCAGCAAGTGGTTCCAGCAGCCGCCGTGCACGACGACAACAACGGCCGCGACGTCCACGACACGCCCAACACCAAGGTagcaggagaggaagaagaaggagcaCCTCTTGCAGTTGCAGAGGACGAGCTGCACAACAATGGCGGCCCCAACTCCAAGGAACAGGAGATCGTCGTGATCACCAAGGAGCAGGaagccgccgccatcaccgtcgTCGTTGACGACACcgcagacggcgacggcgacggcgacggcggcggccatgatATCGCGCATGAGGTAGAAGCCAAGCTCGCCGTCGAGAcccctcctgctgctgctgacgCGAAGGAGGCGGAGCccgaggaagaaggaggaggaggacgacgccgtGTGCAGGCAAAGAAGACGACCGAGAAAGCGGCGTCCAAGGCGGCGATCGTCCCcgtcaacgacgacgacgacgatgatcagGCTCACGAGGATGTCGTCGTCGCTGCGCCGGTGGCTGCTGAGCATCaggagacggcggaggcggcggcggcggcggccggcgaggaggaggaagcgccGGAGGACAAGGAGGAGGATGCGTGTGAGAAGAGCAAGGTTCATGAGGAGTAG
- the LOC4341514 gene encoding exopolygalacturonase has translation MTPLLQITMSSLIITSWWWLQATCTARQLVFDVRDFGAVADGQTDNSKAFERAWAKACAAPGRAAVVVPAAGGGGGGGGGYLLHPVVFRGPCKGFVEVRVAGVVRAPAGLDAFRGYHEWINFAGIDGLLVTGGGTFDGRGASSWHLNDCPWKPDCVPPPSSIKLGSVRNATITGVTSLDSKFFHVTIVGSHDVEVSHVSIRAPRDSPNTDGVHIQGSTGVRITDTAVATGDDCVSVGPGSADVTVSGVSCGPGHGISVGSLGRSPGEADVRRLRVSNCTIAGTANGVRIKTWRGGQRSSAAAAAAAAVSGLVFEDIVMRRVRNPIIIDQEYCPYLSCHHQSERRPSVVRISDVKFRNIRGVSATQVAVKLSCSAASPCRGVELRDIDLRYVRRGVATVSRCANVAGGVAGGTLVPPPCI, from the exons ATGACACCTCTGTTACAAATTACCATGTCTTCTCTGATCATCACTAGCTGGTGGTGGCTACAGGCTACTTGTACTGCTCGCCAATTAGTCTTCGATGTCAGAGACTTCGGCGCTGTCGCCGACGGACAGACAGATAATTCCAAG gcGTTTGAGAGGGCGTGGGCGAAGGCGTGCGCGGCgccggggagggcggcggtcgtcgtgcccgccgccggcggcggcggcggtggcggcggtggctacCTGCTCCACCCGGTGGTGTTCCGGGGACCCTGCAAGGGGTTCGTCGAGGTGcgggtcgccggcgtcgtccgcgCGCCGGCCGGCCTCGACGCGTTCCGGGGGTATCACGAGTGGATCAACTTCGCCGGCATCGACGGCCTgctcgtcaccggcggcggcacgttcgacggccgcggcgcgtcgtcgTGGCACCTCAATGACTGTCCCTGGAAACCGGACTGCGTGCCTCCTCCCTCA TCCATCAAGCTGGGGAGCGTGAGGAACGCGACCATCACGGGTGTGACGTCACTGGACAGCAAGTTCTTCCACGTCACCATCGTCGGGAGCCACGACGTGGAGGTGAGCCACGTCAGCATCCGGGCCCCGCGCGACAGCCCCAACACGGACGGCGTCCACATCCAGGGCTCCACGGGCGTCCGGATCACCGACACGGCGGtcgccaccggcgacgactGCGTCTCCGTCGGCCCCGGCAGCGCCGACGTGACGGTGTCCGGCGTGTCGTGCGGCCCCGGGCACGGCATCAGCGTGGGGAGCCTCGGCCGGAGCCCCGGCGAGGCCGACGTGCGGCGGCTGCGCGTGTCCAACTGCACCATCGCCGGCACGGCCAACGGCGTGCGGATCAAGACGTGGCGCGGCGGCCagcggagctccgccgccgccgcggccgccgccgccgtttccggcCTCGTCTTCGAGGACATCGTCATGAGGAGAGTCCGCAACCCCATCATCATCGACCAGGAGTACTGCCCCTATCTCTCCTGCCACCATCAATCG GAGCGGCGGCCGTCGGTGGTGAGGATCAGCGACGTGAAGTTCAGGAACATCAGGGGGGTGTCGGCGACGCAGGTGGCGGTGAAGCTGTCGTGCAGCGCGGCGAGCCCGTGCCGAGGGGTGGAGCTCAGGGACATCGACCTCAGATACGTCAGGCGAGGGGTGGCCACCGTGTCGCGGTGCGCCAACGTCGCcggaggcgtcgccggcgggaCGCTTGTGCCGCCCCCTTGCATATGA